A stretch of Hydractinia symbiolongicarpus strain clone_291-10 chromosome 9, HSymV2.1, whole genome shotgun sequence DNA encodes these proteins:
- the LOC130656745 gene encoding histone H2B, gonadal-like: MSDAAAKGGKQAPKVAKKGEKRAGKKGGKIGGTGEKKRKRKRKESYAIYIYNVLKQVHPDVGVSSKAMSIMNSFVNDIFERIASEASRLALQNKKSTISSREIQTAVRLLLPGELAKHAVSEGTKAVTKYTSSK, encoded by the coding sequence atgtctgacgcagcagctaaaggaggaaaacaggcacctaaagtagccaagaaaggtgaaaaaagagccggcaaaaaaggaggaaagattggtggaactggtgaaaagaaacgcaagagaaagagaaaggaaagttatgctatttacatctacaatgttttgaaacaagttcacccagatgtcggagtttcaagcaaagctatgagcatcatgaactcatttgtcaacgacatctttgagcgcattgcttccgaagcttcgcgtttggctcttcaaaacaaaaagtcgaccatctcttctcgtgaaattcaaaccgcagtacgtcttctcttgcctggagaacttgcaaaacacgcagtcagtgaaggaacaaaagccgtcacaaaatacacaagcagcaagtaa